In Chiloscyllium plagiosum isolate BGI_BamShark_2017 chromosome 39, ASM401019v2, whole genome shotgun sequence, one genomic interval encodes:
- the pick1 gene encoding PRKCA-binding protein isoform X1, whose product MLSVGGSGNRWTWKLSSLVCRDQEQRQTDRKSIMFSDMDFEIEEDKLGIPIVPGTVTLKKDSQNLIGISIGGGAQYCPCLYIVQVFDNTPAALDGTLAAGDEIVGVTGKSVKGKTKVEVAKMIQAVKGEVTIHYNKLQADPKQGKTLDIVLKKVKHRLVENMSSGTADALGLSRAILCNDGLVKKLEELERTAELYKGLMEHTKRLLRAFFELSQTHRGFGDVFSIIGVREPQPAASEAFVKFAEAHRSIEKFGIRLLKTVKPMLSDLNTYLNKAIPDTKLTIKKYLDVKFEYLSYCLKVKEMDDEEYSCIALQEPLYRVGTGNYEYRLILRCRQEARARFAKMRKDVLEKIELLDQKHVQDIVFQLQRFVSAMSKYYDECYAVLKDADVFPIEVDLTKTMLNYSPKDIYTDAEEEDEKENEENGEKLFDDE is encoded by the exons ATGCTCAGTGTAGGTGGTAGTGGAAACCGGTGGACCTGGAAGTTGTCATCACTGGTTTGCCG AGACCAGGAACAGCGTCAGACTGACAGGAAATCGATAATGTTCAGTGACATGGATTTTGAAATAGAAGAAGATAAACT GGGTATTCCGATTGTGCCTGGGACCGTGACACTTAAAAAGGATTCTCAGAATTTAATTGGGATCAGCATTGGAGGAGGGGCTCAGTACTGTCCCTGTTTATACATTGTGCAG GTCTTTGACAACACTCCTGCTGCTCTCGATGGTACACTGGCCGCAGGTGATGAAATTGTCGGAGTGACCGGGAAATCGGTGAAGGGAAAGACGAAAGTCGAGGTGGCCAAGATGATTCAAGCTGTGAAG GGAGAAGTTACAATTCACTACAATAAACTCCAGGCCGATCCTAAACAAGGCAAAACTTTGGATATTG ttctgaagaaagtcaAACACAGGCTGGTGGAGAATATGAGTTCTGGAACAGCTGATGCTCTGGGTCTGAGCCGAGCCATTCTGTGTAACG ATGGTCTCGTGAAGAAACTGGAAGAACTGGAGAGGACAGCAGAACTATACaaag GATTGATGGAACACACAAAGAGGCTGCTGAGAGCGTTCTTTGAGCTGTCACAAACACACCGAG GATTCGGGGATGTGTTTTCTATTATTGGCGTCAGGGAACCACAACCTGCTGCTAGCGAGGCTTTTGTCAAATTTGCAGAAGCTCATCGCAGTATCGAGAAATTTGGCATACGACTGCTGAAAACGGTGAAGCCA ATGCTGAGTGACCTGAACACTTACCTCAACAAAGCCATTCCTGACACCAAACTCACCATCAAAAAATACCTCGATGTTAAGTTTGAATATTTG TCATATTGCTTGAAGGTGAAAGAGATGGATGATGAAGAATACAGCTGCATA GCTCTGCAGGAGCCTCTGTACCGAGTTGGCACAGGAAACTACGAATACCGCTTAATCCTCCGCTGTCGTCAGGAGGCCCGAGCACGTTTCGCCAaaatgaggaaggatgttttggagaAAATTGAACTTTTGGACCAAAAACATG TTCAGGACATCGTGTTCCAGCTCCAACGCTTTGTCTCTGCGATGTCCAAATACTACGATGAATGTTACGCTGTCTTAAAAGATGCTGATGTGTTTCCCATTGAGGTGGATTTGACGAAAACAATGTTGAACTACAGTCCCAAGGATATTTATACCGACGCAGAGGAAGAGGATGAGAAGGAGAATGAGGAAAATGGAGAGAAATTATTTGATGATGAATAG
- the pick1 gene encoding PRKCA-binding protein isoform X2, translating to MFSDMDFEIEEDKLGIPIVPGTVTLKKDSQNLIGISIGGGAQYCPCLYIVQVFDNTPAALDGTLAAGDEIVGVTGKSVKGKTKVEVAKMIQAVKGEVTIHYNKLQADPKQGKTLDIVLKKVKHRLVENMSSGTADALGLSRAILCNDGLVKKLEELERTAELYKGLMEHTKRLLRAFFELSQTHRGFGDVFSIIGVREPQPAASEAFVKFAEAHRSIEKFGIRLLKTVKPMLSDLNTYLNKAIPDTKLTIKKYLDVKFEYLSYCLKVKEMDDEEYSCIALQEPLYRVGTGNYEYRLILRCRQEARARFAKMRKDVLEKIELLDQKHVQDIVFQLQRFVSAMSKYYDECYAVLKDADVFPIEVDLTKTMLNYSPKDIYTDAEEEDEKENEENGEKLFDDE from the exons ATGTTCAGTGACATGGATTTTGAAATAGAAGAAGATAAACT GGGTATTCCGATTGTGCCTGGGACCGTGACACTTAAAAAGGATTCTCAGAATTTAATTGGGATCAGCATTGGAGGAGGGGCTCAGTACTGTCCCTGTTTATACATTGTGCAG GTCTTTGACAACACTCCTGCTGCTCTCGATGGTACACTGGCCGCAGGTGATGAAATTGTCGGAGTGACCGGGAAATCGGTGAAGGGAAAGACGAAAGTCGAGGTGGCCAAGATGATTCAAGCTGTGAAG GGAGAAGTTACAATTCACTACAATAAACTCCAGGCCGATCCTAAACAAGGCAAAACTTTGGATATTG ttctgaagaaagtcaAACACAGGCTGGTGGAGAATATGAGTTCTGGAACAGCTGATGCTCTGGGTCTGAGCCGAGCCATTCTGTGTAACG ATGGTCTCGTGAAGAAACTGGAAGAACTGGAGAGGACAGCAGAACTATACaaag GATTGATGGAACACACAAAGAGGCTGCTGAGAGCGTTCTTTGAGCTGTCACAAACACACCGAG GATTCGGGGATGTGTTTTCTATTATTGGCGTCAGGGAACCACAACCTGCTGCTAGCGAGGCTTTTGTCAAATTTGCAGAAGCTCATCGCAGTATCGAGAAATTTGGCATACGACTGCTGAAAACGGTGAAGCCA ATGCTGAGTGACCTGAACACTTACCTCAACAAAGCCATTCCTGACACCAAACTCACCATCAAAAAATACCTCGATGTTAAGTTTGAATATTTG TCATATTGCTTGAAGGTGAAAGAGATGGATGATGAAGAATACAGCTGCATA GCTCTGCAGGAGCCTCTGTACCGAGTTGGCACAGGAAACTACGAATACCGCTTAATCCTCCGCTGTCGTCAGGAGGCCCGAGCACGTTTCGCCAaaatgaggaaggatgttttggagaAAATTGAACTTTTGGACCAAAAACATG TTCAGGACATCGTGTTCCAGCTCCAACGCTTTGTCTCTGCGATGTCCAAATACTACGATGAATGTTACGCTGTCTTAAAAGATGCTGATGTGTTTCCCATTGAGGTGGATTTGACGAAAACAATGTTGAACTACAGTCCCAAGGATATTTATACCGACGCAGAGGAAGAGGATGAGAAGGAGAATGAGGAAAATGGAGAGAAATTATTTGATGATGAATAG